The genomic segment CCTTAACTATAGCCTACTGTTGGCAACTTTACACTCTATGGATTCTGGTTCAGTTACATGAAGCTGTTCCAGGAAAGAGGTACAATAGATATGTGGAGCTCGCACAAGCAGCTTTTGGTGAGAACAGATGCTTAAACCCtgcactatatatatattcaatacTTATCTGTTTGATTAACTCTCTACCGACAGCAATCTAGTTACAAGTCATGTAAATGGAAAATAGAAGAACAACAGTTAAAATGTATACACATTAATGTCTGTCATGAATACTTGAAGCTATTGTTGCAAGTTGAGCTTTCATGTCAAATGCTACAGTTATCCTGTTATACTGCTCTGGCGTTGCCGTTGAGTTTCACAAATTCCTTAATTTCTGCCGTTTGTAAACCTTAGGAAACatagaaatttaaataattgggATGATCCTTTCAACATATGTATTACTGTATTTCAAAGCCTCACAGATTATTTCCATAAAACTGGAATTTGGTCAAGTAACAAACCTGTGAATAGGATTGGAGGGTACCTTAGGAGAGAATTTCTAGTAAATTAACTTTATGCACCATATCAAATTGAATTGATGCAATGTCTTTCTTAATTTTGCAGGAGAAAGATTAGGAGTTTGGCTTGCTCTCTTCCCAACAGTATATTTATCAGCAGGAACTGCAACTGCTTTGATTCTCATAGGAGGGGAGACCATGAAATTATTCTTCCAGATTGTTTGTGGCCCTATCTGTTCGTCAAATCCTCTAACAACAGTCGAGTGGTATCTGGTGTTCACTTCATTGTGCATTGTTCTATCTCAGCTCCCCAATCTTAATTCAATTGCAGGGCTCTCTCTAGTAGGAGCCGTGACAGCCATCACTTACTCCACTATGGTGTGGGTGCTCTCTGTTAGCCAACAAAGGCCACCAACAATCTCTTATGAGCCTCTTTCACTGCCATCCTCTGCTGCTACTTTCTTCTCAGTCATGAATGCACTTGGGATTGTAGCCTTTGCATTCAGAGGCCACAATTTAGTTTTAGAGATTCAGGTGTATACTGTTCAATTTACTGATAGGATCTACTTCTTTCATTGTCGTTAAACTAGTTTCAATGTCATTTCTTATAAGAAATGGTCATTCAGTTTATCTAAGGGAGCTTTACGTGGCTTGTTTCAGGCAACTATGCCATCAACATTTAagcacccagctcatgtgcctATGTGGAGAGGAGCCAAGGTTGCATATTTCTTCATTGCCATGTGCCTGTTCCCTGTTGCCATTGGAGGTTTTTGGGCTTACGGAAACCTCGTAAGTAATCTGACTTTATACTAATTATCACCTTCCTTCAATCACAGAGGCGCTTGACGAATTAAAAAGCAAACAGAAGAACTATACAGCACCCTTCCACTTTAATTCATTCATTATTGAAGGAGTGTTCTCTTTTATTTCAGTTGATGTCGAAAGAGGATGATAAAACTATGAGATATTAATATcatttatagttttatatagTAGTCGCTATTTGATTGCGATTAATGAATTGTATATTCTTTCTTCCAAATCATGTCAAGCTATTGATTGTTGCACTTCTTTCACTTGATTTAGATGCCTTCAGGAGGGATCCTCAGTGCACTGTATGCATTTCACAGTCACGACATTCCAAGAGGACTTCTTGCTCtgacttttcttcttgtgGTGTTCAACTGTCTGAGCAGTTTCCAGATATATTCAATGCCAGTTTTTGATAGCTTTGAAGCAGGGTATACAAGCCGTACAAACCGCCCTTGCTCAATCTGGGTTCGATCTGGTTTTCGCGTTTTCTATGGATTTGTCTCCTTCTTCATAGGGGTGGCACTCCCATTCCTTTCAAGTCTTGCTGGACTGTTAGGAGGACTCACTCTTCCGGTCACATTTGCTTACCCTTGTTTCATGTGGGTTCTTATAAAAAGGCCCACAAAATACAGCTTCAATTGGTATTTCAACTGGATCCTGGGCTGGCTGGGTATTGCCTTCAGCTTGGCCTTCTCCATTGGTGGTGTGTGGAGTATGGTCAACAATGGGCTTAAGTTGAAATTCTTCAAACCCAATTAAGAAGATGAAGAACAGCTAAAGACAGGCTTTTGGATTTCTGCAGAAGTTATGGATAGCCATATGTCCTGTTGATGTTTCAATATCAGCAAAAAGAacacttttatatatatatatatatatatatttcatgatgcATGGTTTAAGATTGGATGGCAGGCTCCTCTTGAACTACATCCTGAAAGGTTCTTTCTTAGGCTCCTTGCGTTTTCTTGAGTTCTTTCCTTCCAGTCTTATAACAATGAAAGAGTCAAGTTTTGTAATTATGAGCACCTCAGTTTGTGAAAGTATGCCTTGGGTATTTATTGATCTGCTGTATTCTGTTTCATCAATcacataaaagcaaaatgtttggtttttttctaTGATATTACATTGTTACTTTTCTCTGAAAACATACTACTGACTTTGTAACAGACCATGACTTTGGACTTAGGTGGCCATgatagcaacttaatccaccAATTAATTTCATTAGTCGTTTTAATGTAAAACCGCAGCCCTGGTTGCACAATGGAGGTATCAGGTTTTCACAGGGTCCAGGTGGCAATGAAAGGAGAGCGCTGCTCTCCCCCCGCCCCAATGAATTCATAATTAAGAGCTATTATTAGCACTCCATCGTGGAATTCCTTCTCCCTAAGTCCCTCTACCGCCTGCTGCTGTATGATTGTAAGAAACCAAAGTGCTGAAACATTTCTTGTCAAGCAAATTGGTGGTAATGAAATGGCATGTAATTATCATGTTGACATCATTATGAAGCAAATTGATTGTAATCAAAGCACTGTAGAACCATCATGGTAGGGGAAACTATCATTTTGGTAAGGTTAATGAACCCGTCAATTGCGGGGACAGCATGTTCGAATGCGCATGCAGACATAGTAACTAAGGTTTCACTGTCACTGTCCTTTCTGCAGGGAAGCATACCTAacataaagaaagaaagaaaaagaaaagaaatcgCCAATAAAGGGAACAAATTTGAAGCCCCTTCTGGTTTAAAAGAGATGGGTTTGTCGTCACCAATGGACAACAACCTGGAAGGCTGGAACATTCTAAAATCTTCAGTTTTCTGTCTCAGGATTATCAAAAGTGGGTTGCATTTTAGATTCTGATTTCAGCCATAAACagctttcttatttttttaaagtaggTTGAGCGGCAACGGAAATGAATGGATCCTGGAAAGACAGGTCTCCACcttcatgcatttttttttataatttatttttattattaaaatcatAGTCTACATAGTACTGAAAAAGGAATGAATGTGTCTTATGTAGTTATGTATGGTGGGGCTAACAACAATCCCCACAAAGATGATGGGAATGATGAATCCACCTGACAAAGTTGCATCTTTCCCATTTCAAGAATGCAATGTGTGTACATATTAAATGCATTTCAATCTGGCTACTGCATTGATATCCAACCTGCCACTATCCCTAAAGGAAAGGCACGAAGGGAAAATGATTCAAGGCATAATTGACCTCCCCCTCCCCCTCCTGCTTCGTTATCATCATTGTATAGGTCAAAAAGCGTATGGAATTTGGCAACATAAGATAGTAATTTAAAATAGGATAATAAGTACTTCTGTGCAATGtgtatttcaaattattaaccACCG from the Theobroma cacao cultivar B97-61/B2 chromosome 8, Criollo_cocoa_genome_V2, whole genome shotgun sequence genome contains:
- the LOC18591280 gene encoding lysine histidine transporter-like 8 — protein: MEERPETELISIPATPRVSTPEIQTPSGQRSPRPASKEAKSSTAWTPTSFISPRFLSPIGTPMKRVLINMKGYLEEVGHLTKLNPQDAWLPITESRNGNAHYAAFHNLNAGVGFQALVLPVAFAFLGWSWGILSLTIAYCWQLYTLWILVQLHEAVPGKRYNRYVELAQAAFGERLGVWLALFPTVYLSAGTATALILIGGETMKLFFQIVCGPICSSNPLTTVEWYLVFTSLCIVLSQLPNLNSIAGLSLVGAVTAITYSTMVWVLSVSQQRPPTISYEPLSLPSSAATFFSVMNALGIVAFAFRGHNLVLEIQATMPSTFKHPAHVPMWRGAKVAYFFIAMCLFPVAIGGFWAYGNLMPSGGILSALYAFHSHDIPRGLLALTFLLVVFNCLSSFQIYSMPVFDSFEAGYTSRTNRPCSIWVRSGFRVFYGFVSFFIGVALPFLSSLAGLLGGLTLPVTFAYPCFMWVLIKRPTKYSFNWYFNWILGWLGIAFSLAFSIGGVWSMVNNGLKLKFFKPN